AGTATTTAAGGTCCTGAACAACCTTTTCCGCATTTAAGCAACAATCTATTCAATCCGCATTTAAGCGATATTTCTTTCATCTTATTTCAATTAACTTACCAAACGCCATTTTGGAACCTCGTCGCCAATATAGTGTTGTACACGGAGCTAATGCACATGACGTCTACTACTGTTGGTTGTCCAGCAACGAATGTTTCTTCCTGACTCATGCTACATAAGATTGCATGGCATACTTGTCTACACATTCTCATGCATGTACATAAGAAAGGGCAATATGGTATGAAATGCCATATGAACATAAGTTACGATACTACACTGGGTAATCCAGTTACTCCTAGCAAGAAGTCTAATTCTCAATATAAGtgtcaaagtatttttttttatctggagattttatcagattttggaaatatttatcacatactttttagttcgaaggaaaagtaaaaattattgaaaaataaatggagaatggccaaacacaaaaaCTTGAAAGCGTGTTTTGTCGAAACTagtttttgtgcacttaaacttaaACCCCTTTGGCTCAAATGCCTCAAATGGTATGTTGTATGTTGAGACTGTATACCTAAagacttttttaattcaattggaacagtatatagaaaaaaaaaatctaaatttgaacgTATTCGTATAAAAATATGCAGCGAAGATCCACGCCAAGGATTAAAAGAACAACAACGAGCAATAACATGTTCAaactttctttttcattttctttttttaatttttttttaatcaatgtttttgtcattcatatTTTACGAATCACTTAGCTGGCGAACTACTTTTCCTGTTCAACTGCGTTCGATATTTAGTTTTTGGCTTGATCTCGTAGCCAGCAGTTTATAAAGCTAGCTTGCGATCTACCGACTGAGCTATGGTCCTTGAACgatgtctgttttttttatctaagtaACAACAAAAACtcatttcaatttgtaaatctTACGATAAAATCAGGTTTCCAGTAAATCATCTAAAAAATTAACCAGAGCGAAATACTCCAcagttcaaggtggatgtgagtagtcaatccagctaagctaagctaagctaaaaaattaACCAGATCGAAATAATTTGAGCACAATGGGTattcttgtttttaaaaaatttgaacaccATATGGAAACAGAAAAGGAATTCATGCAATGATCAACgtagttatttaaatttattacgatTCGTATTGGATACACCATCAATGTTGATAATCTTCTTTAATCAGGACCCTTTGTTCAAATACCTTTGATTTAAGTTAAAAATAGTTGTATCTGATTGATTGAAATAGTCAAAAACGATGTACATACGAAAAAAACCTTTGAAGTTCAATATGgacttgtaatatttttttcttagtttttggtttttttttataatccggactatgtaaaaattgataataactGGATATTTAATTCACTCTTCAAGATGACACAAATTGCAACGACCTCTTTGCACAACACCAGCacagttaaatttgaaaaagtatttagttttttttttaattaacgaaCACCTCTTATATAATCTGCACGATTTTACAAGCTTATTTCCTAGAAAATGTTGTTAAATCCGATGTTGATCTTTCGATACGTATAGGTCAGCCATTGGTTCAGCGAGCGTGGTAGCTCGAAGTCCTTCTGCACAATTCGCTGCAACGAGGGATATGTCACCGCAAGATGTCGTACGTATTTACGTCCCACCGGCGCCACCCGATGAGCAACAAAAGTGTGCTCCAGCTCATTCTGCTTCCGTGGCCACCATGGTTCCAAACAGCCCCGTCAAGAAGGATTCGCCTGGCCGAAGCAACAGCAATCGATTCTCGAACGGGTCTAATTATTCTAATGGAGGCGGTATTACCCCAATAATCGTTAGTCGACTGAGTAACTATGCAGAtgacaatgatgatgatgatgccaaAACACGAAGAAACAGTGAGGTCGAATTGTACAGCCAACAACAGTATGGTGGTGGGAGATTTGAGAATGGAAGCGAATATGGAACAACATCGTCGGTTCAAAACTACGGCATGAATGGTCGATCCACTTCCAGTTCTAGGCGCGGAAGCATGTCCAGGAAATCTCCGGCCCCTATGATGGAGGGTGAGTTTATCATTGAATGTAGTCATTTGAAAGGACAAAAATACGTACCGGAACATTACGCAAGCCATAACAGCTTAAATCAAAGTAGTATGAAGGGCCGCAATGGTTCAGAGAATAATATCCACAGAATGACATCTTTCGAGGAACTGGCGAAAACCAAATACATAAGTGGGAGCAACAATAGTTTGCTAAAAaatgttaatgatgattatatTATACGTCAGATGATAAAGGCAAAAGGGAATCGTTTAACCAAGAGCGAAATCTACGACACTGCAAACTGTAGTGAAAGTGGCAGTAATGATGGCTACGAAACATATGCCTCGATCAATTCCAAGCGAATTCCCAGAGGCCATAAAAGTGATTATAACATACAATATAAAAACCTGACCACACGAGGTTTTTCTGATAACAGGAACGAAAATAACAGCATAGAGTACAAAGCTTTCAAAAACAGACAAAACAGTAGGGAAAGCGGAAACGATAGCAGTCCTTTCGATTACGATCTACTCAATGATGGACGGCATGAAAATAGCGCGCTTCGTGATTATGACAGATTTTTCAACAACGAAGATGATGATGAAGACAAGCTACTGAACAAGTCATCGGATGAATCTTCAACTAGTCCTCCTCCAATACATCAAATGCGGCATATCCAAAAAGCTTCGACTGAGAGGAAGGATTCAAATTATGATCCAGTTAATCTCCAATCTCCACGTTCGTCAGAACGACAAACAGCTGTACACAATATCGCTTCTTCAATCCCGATAAGTAGCAGTAATAAACGCAACAGACAACAAAAAGACTCCTTTAGGCTAGAATTATCTTCTCCACTATCGTCATCTGTTCGTAGAAACACAAACGAATctcaacagcaacaacagtcGAGCAACACGTCCAAAATTCCAGTTATCACATCACCTACGTCGTCACTACATGGATCTTTTCGACAAACAAAACGTTCAAGCAAAATTCCCACATCACATCAAATATCTTCTCCACTTTCGCCAACCGGAGGCAACAACGAAAATTCTCAAACAAGCAACGTCAGTCGGATACCGGCACTCTTTTCACCGACCGGAGGAAAACCGTCCATAGCTGGGCCGTCTTCTTTGACATTCACGCCTCAACGGGGAAGGTTCGATACCAACAGTGGCCGAGCCCGGATCGGTTCATCCATGTCAGCTCATCAAATCCATCAACAACAGCCAGCATCCGACGCCAACAAAATACGAATCAAGGTGAACCAATCGCAGTCATATAGCAGCGGGTAAATATGCTCATTCAGTCTGCCATCCCAGTCACACTCTGTAGAATGAAATCTACATTCCATCTTATAATATATTATGTAAAAGATTAGCTTTTTATAAAGATCCAGAAGTGTTCTTAAAACACTGATCTTCCTGAAGCTTGTTGAGTTTATTTAAGTTTCATATACTTAAGTATTTTGTGTTTTTAGCTTAGCATTTCGATTTTAACGCAATTATATTTTACAGATACTTGCGGTAACGCAGACAATATTTTAAACGTGAATTTGCACTTATCTGGAGTTATGGTCATTAATACCGAAACAAGctaaattaaaaatgtatggCAATAAGCATGGTACCGCTAAAACCAATCGATGAAGGTTGTTgcgtgaatattttaaaatgttgttaaaattaGTATGATACTGTTGATTATCTTTATAGGGCTTTTCTGAATGGTTGAAATGTcgattattaaatttaaagccTACCCTTATCAGGCGTTGTTTTatacttttataaatttctcaagttaaaaatttaaaagacaaTCGGTAGGTTGTTTTATGATATACTCAGTgattgtttatgttttgtttcccagattaaaaaaaaatgaaagcataAATTAaatatgtgatgaaaatttcttcaaaaaagaaGAATAAACTCTTACTATTCCATGCGGTTTTCAAATAGCAATACCGCTTCAgtagtaggggaaagtcgggtaagacggacaccctaaggtagaatcgcaatagaaaatcagacaTTGCTTATCTCATCGCAGTTTTCGTTTAGATAGGCAGTTTAAgttgtttgctatcgcattAATTATTGGAATTAATAAATTTCCTCCTCAAGACTGTTTATATAGCAATCCATCTATGTATAATGCTTGTAAAttatacttttcaaaaatggtcgggtaaaacggacactgcgtaGAGGAGATACATTTTACTggaaaaattgctgtaaaagtaattatttttgtgagttaattatttaataacgttttttaacaaaaatggaaccaactgtgATTTCCGGGATTCCGTATTTTACAGGCGCTGTTTTCACCAATGATttagtttttacagtttttatggcctgtttgcGATGATGGGTGATTTTCGACCGACGATTGCTCTTACCAAGGTCTTTCGCAGGCGTATGaaggatcaaaccgatgaaaaaattgaaatacctggagaaacttatgtgtccgttttacccgaccttaaGGTTTCCGCCTTACCCGCCTAAGCAACTTATTTTTCAAACCGTTTGTTGCTCAAGCCCTTTCATCGAAATTCGCTGATTTTATTGCAGATGTTTGAAGAGAAACCTAATAAACggttcaaactttcaaaaatgttaCGAGTTATGAAACATTGTCTGAGTAGAAAAAATATACATCAGATAATGGATCCTAAaagttttcgtttattttgtttactattatgagACCTTGCTTGCTGtagtctcgaaagtgttgatacacttaggcaaacatattcccatcattagatttgagCCAAACATCgtgattttcgaaatattgaaagtgtccattttacccgctgtgtccgtcttacccgactttcccctaggTACTAGTTCCTTAATgcgtattttggttgatcttcaatTCTCCATGGTCTACCGTCTGACGGTCGTCGATACGCCGACATGGATTTGTGTAAAGCAGGCCATacattttaccacatttgtgcAAATGCGATGCAATTCTATGAAATTCTGTCGCTTTCGTAAGCAACCGTTTGTGTTGGTATCGCAAAATATGTTGGTATCGTAAGTGGTAGAGACCTTGTGAAATGTCTTGAACTCTTTGGATTTGTCTGAAGTTAATCTTGTAGGATTCAATGAAGTTTTGATCCGACATTTCTCTCAGATTCATATCGTTCTTCATGATAGCAGGTGTCAGCAGAGTATGTAGTTCGACGCTCCCACCATGTCATTTGGTTTCGTAAAATCGAAAGCAATTACATAACCCCTTTTGTGGTcaacaaccttttttttttttggataaaagtAACCCAAATATCCTTGactgaaactttgaagttcatttACAGCTTCagcgtaaattttttttagaacttcAACTATTCGCCACTTAAATGTCAATCTCTAAATCTTGTCAAAAACTTGAAACTTCGGATCAAGTCCCGAAAAAGATCAGGATCAGAGAAATGTTAAGTGCCGAAAAGCTGATTTTGAGGAAACAAGCCTCaaagattttcttgtttttcaaaattatcaaaacaccTGAGCACAATTTTGGGGTAAACCCTTAGaggtttaaaatctgtttttttctctgttggggagagagtctaCTACGATCATCTATTTATCTATtgttttcgttttctccactGGCACGGGGGCGTTTTTTCTGAATGAACAAACAAAATTGTCACTCGGGACGATGCAAGTATATGGTTGCTAAACtcacccccaacactgacaacttctacggATTGCAACCGACTGCTTAAGGTTCAAACCTCGGTCAAAActggtggacttctgaattaataaacgaaaagaatgacagcagttagggcaaaactcgcgAATAACTAGGTTGTCTGATATTCGATCTTTTGGTACTTTTTCAGTCGAAATCTCATAGGGTTAAacgattttcaatttatttaatagGCACTATATTTTCAATCgaagagaatttattttacattgttCGAAAGTATcttcatttttatgtaaaatagcCTACATGTATTACAACTATTTCACAAAATCATGCAACAatctttatatttaaaaaaaaaacaataaatgcgTCTTATTTGAATATATTGTCGACTTAAACTAGAAAATTGTGATCAAAACTAGCACTTTGGAAAGAAATAATGTATCTGGACAAAGCTGTGCTATAATAAACGCTaccaaaattattgaacatcATCTTTTCAATAAGCATTTATCGAGATAATTCTCTCCTGAGAACCCCGGGATCTAATAGatttaaaagtaaaacaatatgacaaaaaaatattccattttatgtttttctaaaacataaattaaaagaCGATAACATTCGAGGGCTGAATTATGTTTTTACACTTATATATTGCTATGAAGATGACATAACAAGAATGACTTTATTTATACTCAAAGATATGACAAGATTTGACAATGATTTGTGAGTAATCGAAGCTATATTATATATTGTAATACGTAGCATATTTACTAATGAAAATCAATAGCGTTGAAGATCAATCGTGTAGATCTGTCACTTGTCTCGGATATGTAGTCTACAGATGTTAGCGCAAAGCATcgctattttttaataaaaaaataaaccacaTTCAGGATTTGCTTTAGATAGAACAGTAAAGAAAATGTCCTATTCACATTTATTTGCCCTTCTTTCCCCCCTTCTTGGCAGCCTTTGGAGGCTTtgactttttcttctttttgaaaGGTCCTAGTCCCTTTCGAACCATGGTTCCCCTCCACCAAGCTTGAATGATGATAGCCGACCGTTGCTGTTTATCAGCGAATGCCATCATCCGTTCACGCTCTCTGCGGTATTCAGCACAAATCTTTATTTCCTTATCGCGATTTTTGTATAGGATGATCATCTCTTCATGTTTTACCTTCATTTCAGCTATTTGTTCTTTGTGACGCGCGATATCTCGATCGAACGCCTTCACTTCCCTTAAATATTTATCCGTCCAGAAAGATATTTTCTCTTGAATTTGTTCTATGcaataatttatgtaaactGGAATAACGATTTGCTTCATTTAGAAATACCTAACTGTAAACCTTTGAAAACAATTTCCAACTTACCATCAATCTCACTTTTCAGCCTTAACTCGCGACCAAGCTTCTCTCGGGTTTCATTTGCAGTCGTGATCAATCCGTTTTCCTTACCCTCGATTATGATTCTAGCTTGCTCGTGACGTGTGTTTTCCCATTTCTGAACCAATCTAGATTTTACATCGTTCTCGACCCTTGTGTCCTAGGAAGAAAAAGTGTTCAAATGTTcagattttgaatgttttgcttaaaatttttaatcagttcCCACCTGTGCTTTCGATTCCAAATCGAAAATTACGTCCTCCAACTGTTTGAGCGTCGATTTGCGTTCCCGCGTTTCTCCTTCGAGTTGAGCCTGCAGAGCCTTAAGCTTTTTGTTGTTCAGGATGCTGTCTCGAATGAGCTGATGTTCTTCTTTCTCGCTTTGGATGTCATTGTCCATGAAAGTTTGCAGCGTTTCGAACGAACCGTATTCGGCCATTTCTGCATGCGTATCCGAAAGCAGCTTCCGCAAATTTGATCTGTTGTCAAATACGGTGAAACCAAAAGTTTACTTTTCATGAAACATTTGCAGCTCCATTTCTGATGAGAAAAGGTTTCAGAATATAGACTtggaatataaaatttggaatcacaTTCAGAACTGAAATatagattttcaaattcagatttccgatttcaaattcagattgagatttcaaattttggattcagatttaggtttaagattttagattgagattcagatttgaaattcagatttcagattccattcgaaaattttatgtCGGTCCTAAATGACTCAAGCATGTAAAAGACTTCGAGATTtggtgttatttaaaaaaaaaagtttggccAAAGGGACTTTTTcggaaaaaactttgaatttctatgaaattcaattGAGGAATAGTCTTGTAATACACATCACAACTTACGCCAAACCTCGTGTAACCCGGTTTAATTAAAATAAGACATCCTAGACTTATTTATTTTCACAAGGAaggttataaaaataatttttaacgaaagattaaattgaaaattttgatttcagattcagatttcagattcagatttcaaattcccaTTTcatattcagttttcagatttgtATTTCAGACAGAACccaaaacacattttttcaaaaactcataaCAGGCTAACGATTTTGAATGCTTCCAAACTATAATCCTGTTACTCACATATCATTCTTCAACTTAACCAGAATCATCATTCCCATCGCCACATCTACCGCCTGACTTTCGTTGATAATTTTGTTCTTGTAGGAGGGATCGAAACGCACATGCATCGGTGGCTTTTTGATGATCTGAGTGCTGCCTTGATCGTCTTCCATGTTGACGATTATAAGTTTGAAGATCGTTTCCTCCAGCACCGCGATAATGATGGCACTCTCAATTTCGTTAAATTTGTGCTTCGGTTTTGTACTAGCACAACTAAACGAATCGTTTGTGGATGCTTATAGATgatatttaaaatgttgtataggtaattttttttcttgtttcaatGGTGCAGATTCAAGTTCACACTATACTCACCAATTGTATACTCACTACAATCATCGCTCTCCGATGATTCTGTGGATTTCGTGTCAACTTCCAAtttatttgccattttttatttgcttttcacAGAAATATCTGTAGGTTGCATTCTCGAAAACAAACAAGATCCGTTTCCATGTTAAGCATTGTAACAAATCTCGAAATGCGCATGCTTTTGTTTGAATTCTAAAACGGATAATTCCGGCCAGCCCTTGTTACGAGACGAGTATGTTTGTCTCAAATCGAAATCACATTATGAATGTGTTTTATGTCTTTGATTTGAAAAGCTTAATACTTCACtaattcaagtttaaaaaacaatcttcatcagacatggccgtaggaacggggggtgggaggtttgggggttaaacccctccacatccctccccccatgagggtccaagaAATGTCAAGCAGAATGTTCTTCCCTAAACTCTTaagttttaaattctcaaattttgatgaggggccgttcacataccacgtggacaacttagggggggggggggaaggggggtatggaaatgtccatgCTTATCCACGGAGAAGGGGGGtgggggtttgggtcatgtccacgtggacatacttactttcaaaatattttctaaaggtgaataaatataaagatgtttaaataaaaaattttaaattgaaaagctttccagtttaagttttaaCAATTAGTAGCTACTTAGAAGCACAGAgaacttgaaagcaagtgataaatttgataatttactaattcaaaatttttaaaattatcttatatctggaaattcttattcggttttttcaaaatcagccatttcaataacaaaaaggcaaaaaaatggTGTTTCCAAACTGTCAAActatatgtatttaaaaaaaaaaactatttcaaatctgtccacgtggacatccggggagggggtaggggtttgtcaaatgtccacgcttgtccacggagggggaggagggggtcaaaaatctcatttttttgtccacgtggtatctgaacggcccctgaACGACTCAAgtgaatcaagagtaacaatctcgactcagaaccaaggccaaaacctcaaaatcttatcgaaggtccacaattctactgctgattttacaaaattttctctcttGTTGATAGAAAGATAGATAGACTTTTATCGAAAACGCCATCAAAAGTTATGAAGTTCAAATGAAGTTGGTGCATGAATTTTGGGTACAGTCCTCACTAAGGTTGCCTGATTGCCCTGATTTTGCCGGGATGTTTTAATTTACCTATTAGCAAAATCAAAGAACAATTTAAATTGCGAGATAACAATCatgtattttgcgtccaaaacattttttttattaaagtttatcCAAATAAGCTGGCTGatgattttcgataaaaaaacactttttgggtatttttttcttcttggttTTGATTGAAGAATTCCTAAATTTGCCTGGaaattgtccagattttgggctgtaaactttgaaatcgaatgcccgatAAGATTTTGCAAAGTCTTACGAAAAAACAGTTCAGATTTGCCCTGCCCGAATTAGTGCGTaaaaatatctggtgagcttaggtttaaataattttcgatGTTCTGATTTTGGAAtcattaaatctaaatttataattattaaatggacaggacatcaaacgatcggaagactgatatacaaaggattgtgggttcaagccagccggagtatctcggcaaatttggaattatgAGTAGGTTACTTgggtaccttttcaggattctttatttgtattgaacagttggaagggagtgagatgagtcaaacctgtcccaagccagtagtaacccttggttgtgctgcaattactGTTGCTGAGTTATGTattaacaatatttgaatgtgcgatagagacttcccgtaccgcctcgggtcgaaagacctatcagctactggtgggttctcatacatacatacaacatgCATTCATACATAATAACGTTATAATACATCAGgttaagatgaaaatttgcacacggaagTTTTCAGGAACGTACAATTGATTGTAGCCTACAATTTGTAGTTATAAAGATTTGTTTAAGAGGCCGGGCAAAGAGGCCGTccatacacacaaaaaaaatctgaatccttaacaacactgaaattgaaaacctttaatattacatgacgtagaacgcgatttattaatgtaaatttacagattCAAATAAAGtagaatccttaacagcactgaattcgtatgacacaaatattacttgacacggaacgcgattattagatgtaaatttacatcacatatgatgtaaatacaTTCCAACTCAATCGCTCAAGCTGAACGGTTGTGTTCTCCCAACGTTTCGATCGGAGTGTGTTTTATTATAACTCGCTGCTTTTGTGAAATCGGACAGTGCAGTTAGTCCGAACgtggtggtttgtttttctacCGACCAAATCGTTTGCCGAATTCCAGAGACACGAAATTGAAATTGGCGTGAGTTTTATCTGGCCATCATCATCGGTGCGAGTGTTGTCGCCATCGGGGAAGTGTTGATTGTTCCCCCGACAAACCCGAGTGTGGATAACGTGGGAGCTGTTACCGTTGGTTCCGGTGCTGTTTGCCGTGGGTAGCAGGATACAGGACGTCTCGGTGGATCGGTCGTTTGCGTTCAAGAGCGTCATCAGCAGCAAAGACTCAACTTGGTCGCCATCTTCTTCCAAGGACCACGTGGTTGCTGAACAAAAGAAGATACATGCAATTGAAAAGTGCAAGAACCTTTGTAAgtctcttttttcattttttcactatTCTCTCGTCTATTTATTTCCCtgtacatattttgaattttggttgctTCGGTCATATTTTAAACACGGGCGACATTCGTGTTCCCGtgcaaaaatatgaacgaaggcggggggttaaactCGTCATCGGTGGACGAAAAGGAAGCCATGTACGAGAATGAAGAGCATTTGGAGGATTCAGACGATGCTGGTCCCTCAAGTGCTAATCATTCTCGTACGTCCAATAATTCTTCATCACCCACAGATGACAGTGTAGCTCCTCGACTCCGAACCTACACAGATGGTTCGTCTTTTTCtgggccatgggtggttttcatccggcccaaagctAACGGCAAACAGCTAAACGTAGTGCAGATCactaaagatctggcgaggtggccctccgtAACCTGCGTTACTAAGGTGCGACCAAACAAGTTGCGCGTTGTCGTGGACAATCATAAATCCGCtaatgaaattgttgccagcaaATTCATTAATTTAGAGTACCACGTCTACATTCCgtctcgaaacgtagagatAGAGGGCGTGATCTCAGAAATGAGTCTGGAGGCTGGGTACGTTAAATCCCACGGCGTTGGTAAatttaagagccttgattcgacttcggtcgaaatcttggattgccgccaactcaATACTACCACCGTCGTAGAaggagttaaaaagtactcgccttcagcttcatttcgagtgacctttgcgggtaccgccctccctcactacgtcttgattgacggagttttgaggcttcctgtgcggctcTTCGTGCCTCGCCCGATggaatgcaaaaattgcattaaattgggGCATACAGCTTCCCATTGTTGTAGCAAGAAGCGTTGCCCCAAATGCGGGGAGGTTCATGGGGatggagcatgctcagcaatagaacagaaatgtatctattgcgggggctcacctcatgaCATCTCCTTGTGCGAGGCGTTTAAGAGCCGCTGGGATAGTCAAaggcgctctttgaaggaacggTCAAAACGTTCCTATGCCGCCATACTAAAGggcgcggcgcctccgatccaaccgcagtccagtaacattttcacagtgctgccagttgacaacgagGACACAACAGATGAGGAGAACCCGTTTATTTTTGTAGCGAACTCGCGAAAACGTTCAAAACCAACTACTAAGACCCCTAAGAttccgaataaaatcccgacaatCAGCCCTCCAATCAACATCACCAAAAAAGTGATTGCTACAGACAAGAAAAAACAAGTTCCTCCTGGATTCCGCGCGACCTTTTCTCCACAGAATAATTCAACAGCAGCTGGGACTTCAAAAGCTCCCGTTACTAATGCGGATTTGTCAGAATCAACTCATCAACCGGGACTTTTCAAGTTTTCTGACATACTTAATGgaattttcacgttttttaaCGTTTCTGAATCCATAAGAAGTATTGTTAGTGCAATGCTTCCTATGgttaagacatttttgaagcaattgatgcaaacttggccccttctttcagtgtttatctctctcgatggctaatttacgccgagaggtcggagat
This sequence is a window from Uranotaenia lowii strain MFRU-FL chromosome 3, ASM2978415v1, whole genome shotgun sequence. Protein-coding genes within it:
- the LOC129752586 gene encoding uncharacterized protein LOC129752586 isoform X2; the protein is MSEVLLSLMYGFIHDKRLPQKHDANEIKASNIEMERVKKWEKMLSNWKKGSPVPKLHKRVYKGIPVRLRSAVWDKLLNLESVMVDRENQGKYQEMLSLARTWGTEVRQIDSDVNRQFREHDFYRKRYSIKQKSLFNVLVAYSMYNMEVGYCQGMAGLAGVLLMYFDEEQAFWALSILLSDKKYAMHGLFIEGFPKLTRFLAHHDNIIAKFIPKLKKHFDQYNLDSILYSLKWFFVVFIERIPFSLCLRVWDIYLLDGEKVVTAMAYTILRLHKHKILKLKDMDLIVQYIQTKLYEDFGYDDDTVIQTLEKCMEELRKAGMELPPPASEIELPKKPFGKFVEPTKEEKIGRRKKEFTEKEKEVTEAVKIKREATEQEMDKLNQTAVSAGSNGQLNAGNIPESEDGCSLLGSSRKSLADTSVTSTADLSVLSGGQSQRSQQAFDQCYEDHPKTIESGDEGDGQSSPGSAIGSASVVARSPSAQFAATRDMSPQDVVRIYVPPAPPDEQQKCAPAHSASVATMVPNSPVKKDSPGRSNSNRFSNGSNYSNGGGITPIIVSRLSNYADDNDDDDAKTRRNSEVELYSQQQYGGGRFENGSEYGTTSSVQNYGMNGRSTSSSRRGSMSRKSPAPMMEGEFIIECSHLKGQKYVPEHYASHNSLNQSSMKGRNGSENNIHRMTSFEELAKTKYISGSNNSLLKNVNDDYIIRQMIKAKGNRLTKSEIYDTANCSESGSNDGYETYASINSKRIPRGHKSDYNIQYKNLTTRGFSDNRNENNSIEYKAFKNRQNSRESGNDSSPFDYDLLNDGRHENSALRDYDRFFNNEDDDEDKLLNKSSDESSTSPPPIHQMRHIQKASTERKDSNYDPVNLQSPRSSERQTAVHNIASSIPISSSNKRNRQQKDSFRLELSSPLSSSVRRNTNESQQQQQSSNTSKIPVITSPTSSLHGSFRQTKRSSKIPTSHQISSPLSPTGGNNENSQTSNVSRIPALFSPTGGKPSIAGPSSLTFTPQRGRFDTNSGRARIGSSMSAHQIHQQQPASDANKIRIKVNQSQSYSSG
- the LOC129752586 gene encoding uncharacterized protein LOC129752586 isoform X1, encoding MKLFFKKYGFIHDKRLPQKHDANEIKASNIEMERVKKWEKMLSNWKKGSPVPKLHKRVYKGIPVRLRSAVWDKLLNLESVMVDRENQGKYQEMLSLARTWGTEVRQIDSDVNRQFREHDFYRKRYSIKQKSLFNVLVAYSMYNMEVGYCQGMAGLAGVLLMYFDEEQAFWALSILLSDKKYAMHGLFIEGFPKLTRFLAHHDNIIAKFIPKLKKHFDQYNLDSILYSLKWFFVVFIERIPFSLCLRVWDIYLLDGEKVVTAMAYTILRLHKHKILKLKDMDLIVQYIQTKLYEDFGYDDDTVIQTLEKCMEELRKAGMELPPPASEIELPKKPFGKFVEPTKEEKIGRRKKEFTEKEKEVTEAVKIKREATEQEMDKLNQTAVSAGSNGQLNAGNIPESEDGCSLLGSSRKSLADTSVTSTADLSVLSGGQSQRSQQAFDQCYEDHPKTIESGDEGDGQSSPGLRKRAIIYAAKSKRSKGSMSAIGSASVVARSPSAQFAATRDMSPQDVVRIYVPPAPPDEQQKCAPAHSASVATMVPNSPVKKDSPGRSNSNRFSNGSNYSNGGGITPIIVSRLSNYADDNDDDDAKTRRNSEVELYSQQQYGGGRFENGSEYGTTSSVQNYGMNGRSTSSSRRGSMSRKSPAPMMEGEFIIECSHLKGQKYVPEHYASHNSLNQSSMKGRNGSENNIHRMTSFEELAKTKYISGSNNSLLKNVNDDYIIRQMIKAKGNRLTKSEIYDTANCSESGSNDGYETYASINSKRIPRGHKSDYNIQYKNLTTRGFSDNRNENNSIEYKAFKNRQNSRESGNDSSPFDYDLLNDGRHENSALRDYDRFFNNEDDDEDKLLNKSSDESSTSPPPIHQMRHIQKASTERKDSNYDPVNLQSPRSSERQTAVHNIASSIPISSSNKRNRQQKDSFRLELSSPLSSSVRRNTNESQQQQQSSNTSKIPVITSPTSSLHGSFRQTKRSSKIPTSHQISSPLSPTGGNNENSQTSNVSRIPALFSPTGGKPSIAGPSSLTFTPQRGRFDTNSGRARIGSSMSAHQIHQQQPASDANKIRIKVNQSQSYSSG
- the LOC129750569 gene encoding dynein regulatory complex protein 9-like, which encodes MANKLEVDTKSTESSESDDCSEYTIASTNDSFSCASTKPKHKFNEIESAIIIAVLEETIFKLIIVNMEDDQGSTQIIKKPPMHVRFDPSYKNKIINESQAVDVAMGMMILVKLKNDISNLRKLLSDTHAEMAEYGSFETLQTFMDNDIQSEKEEHQLIRDSILNNKKLKALQAQLEGETRERKSTLKQLEDVIFDLESKAQDTRVENDVKSRLVQKWENTRHEQARIIIEGKENGLITTANETREKLGRELRLKSEIDVYINYCIEQIQEKISFWTDKYLREVKAFDRDIARHKEQIAEMKVKHEEMIILYKNRDKEIKICAEYRRERERMMAFADKQQRSAIIIQAWWRGTMVRKGLGPFKKKKKSKPPKAAKKGGKKGK